In the genome of Candidatus Eremiobacterota bacterium, the window ATCCCCTTCATGGAAGGGGATCCCTTTCTTTTTCTTATGTATTAGGTATTGAAGGGCATTTCTCCTTCTCTCCCGCTCTTACGGGGAATATTACCCTTGATGAGGAGAAGATCACCGAATCGCGGCTGCCTGTTCCTAATAGCGGGGAGCATAGTAGCCCTCCTTGGTGTGGACCGTGAAGCCTTTTCCCGGCGTGGTGATTTTCACGGGCCGCCATGTGCCGTCCTTTTTCCTGTTGAGGGGGAAATAGGAAATGGCATACTGGCAGCGGAGCTCATGGGCAATCTGGCGGTATGCCTCGCCAAGCTCGCGGGCGGAATGCTGGAAGAAGGGCCTTCCCCCGGTGGCAGCCGCCAGGCGCGACAGCACCTGGGTGTCTATTCCGCTTCCTATGCCGATGGGATAGATAATGGTGCCCTTTTCCTTTGCACAGGCAAGGCTTTCGCTGAAGGTATGCATACTGCCCGGCGCCGTGCCGGGGCCGTTTTCATCAACGCCGTCGGTGAGAAGAATTATGGCTTTCCTGTCATCCTTCTGGGCGGCAAGCAGCATCGATGCCTTGTATATGCTGTCATAAAGGGCAGTGCCTCCCTCGGCGGAAAGCTTCGATACGGCCTTTTCAAGCTCGCCATGCTCCCTGGTGAAGGGCGCCGTCACCGTGACCCTGTCACTGAAAAAGATCAGGGCCGCCCTGTCTTTCGGGGAAAGAAGGGTGATGAAAAGCCGGGCGGCTTTCTTCACCTCGTCTGTTGAGCCCTTCATGCTCCCGCTCCCGTCAAGAAGGATCACCACCGAGAGGGCCGTCTCCTCGGTGGTCCTGGTGACCACAAGATCGCGCTCGGCCTTGCCCGCCTCGAACAGGGAAAAATCCGAAGAGGCGAGGTTCGTGATCGGCTTTCCTTTCTCATCAACGACGGTGGCATAAAAAGTCACCGGGAACCGGTGGGATATCTCGATATTCCTCACTGCCTCGGCGGTGTCGCCTGCCTCGGTGACGGCCAGGGCCCTGAGTAAGTATGGGCCGTCGGGAAGCTTCCGGGAATCGCTTTTTACCTCATAAGGCGGGGCCTTCGATGAGCCCAGGGGCATGCCTTTGCAGGAATACTCCACATGCTCTACCGGGGAGGCCGTCAGATTTTTCACAAGGCTCCGGAGCGCCAGTTCCTCATCAAGGAGAGCCCCTTCCCCGGGAGAGGTGATCTCGGCCACAAGGGCCTTTTCTACGGGGTTATCCTGCTCGGCAAAGGCCACCTCGCCCTCAGCAGTCGTGGCAACGGCACGGAGCACGTGCCTGCCGGGAGGCACGGCGCGGAGATCCTTTTCCATGGCGAAAGGAGGCGTCACGGTATGACCGAGGGAGGAGCCATCGAGAAAATACTCCACCTCCTTGAGAGGCGATCCCGTTTCATTGGCAACCGTTGAGGTGATGACCACTCTCCCCGCGAGGGTCTCAGAGGCCTTGGGGGTCTCTATCGCAATGGCGAGCTTCCCCACTAGGGAAACCTCAGCCTCATCACTGGAGCTGTGACCCCCTGCCGTAAGCCCGGTGACCTTGAGGGTATGGGGGCCCGGCGCAAGGGCGCCGGGGCTCCATGGCGCCGTGTAAGGTGATGCCGCGGCTTTGCCCAGAGATTTCCCATCCAGGAAAAACTGCACCTCCTTGACCGGGGACCCCGTCTCATTAAAAACCGCCGCCTCCACATGAGAGGGGGGGGCCCCGGGCTTGAAGCGCTCCCCTTCCGCCGGCACTTTGAGGTTCACAATGAATTTCTCAAAAGAGCCGGCAAGCCCGATGACGGCCCACATGGTGGGAGCATAATCAGAGGGCCTCTTGGACTGCGAATTCATTGACGCCCAGGAGCCGAAAACCTGCTGGGTGCCCAGCAGGTACTCCACACCCCTGGAAAACCGCTCATCGGCGATGCTTGCCCCTGCCGATTTGAGGGCATAGAGGGCCTGCCCCGTGGCATAGCCGTTGCTCCCCAGGCCGGGGACCTCGCTCCAGCCGCCGTCGGGCTTCTGGAGTGAATAAAGATGAAGGACTGAATTTTTCAGCGCCCTCCTGGACTCCTCCCTGTCAAGAGCGGCAAGACCTATGACCTGGAACACGGCATCCTGGGTGGTCTCAATCTTTGCGGCTCGAAGCCACTGGACGCCCCTCTCGAGGCCGTCACGGTAGCGCCTGTCGCCTGTGGACTCATAGGCGCCCGAGAGCGCCAGCAGGGCATTGGTCGTGGCCATCACGGAGCCCTGCTGGATGGGCGCCTCAGGGCGGTCACATGGAAAGGATCCCGAGGCGTCCTGGCGGCCGAGGAGCCAGCCCGACACCCTGACCAGCGGCTCTTCATAGGGCATGCCAAGGCACGTCCTGTGGCAGGCAAGGGCCATCGCGAGAAACTGAGCCGCCGTGACGTTGTCAGAATGGGGGAAGCTCAGGCCCCCGTCGGGTTTTATCCCCGAGAGAAGAAACCCCTCCAGAGCGGCCATGGAAGCAGACGAGACAGTGTATTCATTCTTTTTTGCGATCGCAA includes:
- a CDS encoding VWA domain-containing protein, yielding MPSRKTDAGEVLLTLLWWALIAALFYLIGESVYRSFLGHHSFRWPLGLLSVAYLLLFAASLFTVKAMRAEARLFLTAAFFLALMLISTLLYGTESHEGFMVQGRPVSFVIQILYGIIITGSVILVLSRPLHGALKILVTLAALYGLAGIVEAVVRNYGIETVLAGAGFSRVLPFYLKPLCFAFLVYVPLVVVALFVAIGIRLARRTTPAPALFFLALSLLAAALIGIAAFAVSSHPEIKAVEGRAVKGRVNLLSSWQGGEVVSFSSQRDRSAWAAANLNDGRIASHDEEGGWSSTPGAPFPHEIVMALPPGEGAPIDELTLYNGGSSSAAVKDFEVFGQVSPSKEWTKLGKFKADKSGQPQVFPLKPVKVTLLKVVISSNHGDGGATTLYEIEAAGRAVPLASDPAGRNLMAEEEGAQAVPPASEGFEGYGNLIKGEQGGNLTINEKTPLPCEVILGFARGASAPVGTVLVTFPREAPGVKDFELSTAESPRGPFRKAGRYTKPADADEMKCSFSPRVARYVKLRVLATHGGKPAAIARVKAFSPPVAVKAVEPSPGGGLAASYYNGYCYKDLAAERIDSTVDFTWASAPCQGLTTSRFAVVWRGYLTVPADGLYEVAFKADDGFRLTLDGVAVMENWDSRSLAFWNKKWLSLAKGAHPVTIAYCNREYPAGITMAWRRPGEASLVPVPEKAFSCAAGAAQKSRSPREAAQDGILWLEPQAARWQNKEQCYGCHVQTQALMGFAIAKKNEYTVSSASMAALEGFLLSGIKPDGGLSFPHSDNVTAAQFLAMALACHRTCLGMPYEEPLVRVSGWLLGRQDASGSFPCDRPEAPIQQGSVMATTNALLALSGAYESTGDRRYRDGLERGVQWLRAAKIETTQDAVFQVIGLAALDREESRRALKNSVLHLYSLQKPDGGWSEVPGLGSNGYATGQALYALKSAGASIADERFSRGVEYLLGTQQVFGSWASMNSQSKRPSDYAPTMWAVIGLAGSFEKFIVNLKVPAEGERFKPGAPPSHVEAAVFNETGSPVKEVQFFLDGKSLGKAAASPYTAPWSPGALAPGPHTLKVTGLTAGGHSSSDEAEVSLVGKLAIAIETPKASETLAGRVVITSTVANETGSPLKEVEYFLDGSSLGHTVTPPFAMEKDLRAVPPGRHVLRAVATTAEGEVAFAEQDNPVEKALVAEITSPGEGALLDEELALRSLVKNLTASPVEHVEYSCKGMPLGSSKAPPYEVKSDSRKLPDGPYLLRALAVTEAGDTAEAVRNIEISHRFPVTFYATVVDEKGKPITNLASSDFSLFEAGKAERDLVVTRTTEETALSVVILLDGSGSMKGSTDEVKKAARLFITLLSPKDRAALIFFSDRVTVTAPFTREHGELEKAVSKLSAEGGTALYDSIYKASMLLAAQKDDRKAIILLTDGVDENGPGTAPGSMHTFSESLACAKEKGTIIYPIGIGSGIDTQVLSRLAAATGGRPFFQHSARELGEAYRQIAHELRCQYAISYFPLNRKKDGTWRPVKITTPGKGFTVHTKEGYYAPRY